Proteins from one Arthrobacter sp. DNA4 genomic window:
- a CDS encoding GMC oxidoreductase — translation MSNPTIAVVGSGPIGSTYARVLLEQAPNARVIMFEAGPQLTAVPGESVRNIPDPAEKARAREMSQGPQAGAYRESLGIPAATVTEGMFTARQGTHLLDFGGEGSAHAPSFPAAAAATNVGGQGAHWTCATPSPAFSEKVAFIGDDEWDSLIEEAKGLLHVHSAAFADSKVGEAIRRLLDGEFGAELPEGYGVGTLPVAGDPQPDGSVRWAGADVVLGPLADKTSPLSQRFELRDLTLVRRVELDGHRVTGVTVHDLRTGDESFVPADVVVVAADAFRSPQLLWASGVRPKALGHYLTEHPVVISTVALDADKMKQFATEEDLDAELARRAQNPADPVAAVNRIPFSEPEHPFSVQVMYSESTPFPMEPGTPYSDNRWGYVNMGYGMRKHPRYEDAVTFDEDEQDYRGFPNMTIEYALTEREEKEIAEATERLRRAGKALGVFVAEPRLMPNGSSLHYQGTMRMGEADDGSSVADPWSRVWGYENLVVGGNALIPTATAMNPTLMSVAIAVRGARKIAKELS, via the coding sequence ATGTCCAATCCCACCATTGCCGTTGTCGGCAGCGGCCCCATCGGATCCACCTACGCCCGTGTGCTGCTGGAGCAGGCCCCGAACGCTCGCGTGATCATGTTTGAAGCCGGACCCCAGCTGACCGCCGTGCCCGGGGAGAGCGTCCGGAACATCCCGGACCCGGCCGAAAAGGCGCGGGCCCGGGAGATGTCCCAGGGCCCCCAGGCCGGCGCGTACCGGGAGTCGCTCGGCATCCCCGCCGCAACCGTCACCGAGGGCATGTTCACCGCACGCCAAGGCACTCACCTACTGGACTTCGGTGGAGAAGGCTCCGCCCACGCACCATCCTTCCCGGCCGCGGCTGCCGCCACCAACGTGGGCGGCCAGGGTGCCCACTGGACCTGCGCGACGCCGTCCCCCGCTTTCAGCGAAAAGGTGGCCTTCATCGGGGATGACGAGTGGGACAGCCTGATCGAGGAAGCCAAGGGGCTGCTGCACGTCCACAGCGCCGCGTTCGCGGATTCCAAGGTCGGGGAAGCCATCCGCCGCCTGCTGGACGGGGAGTTCGGGGCGGAACTGCCCGAAGGCTACGGCGTGGGCACGCTCCCGGTGGCCGGGGACCCGCAGCCGGACGGGTCCGTGCGCTGGGCAGGGGCCGACGTCGTCCTCGGGCCCCTGGCGGATAAAACCAGCCCGCTCTCCCAACGGTTCGAACTCCGCGACCTGACCCTGGTGCGCCGCGTGGAACTGGACGGGCACCGCGTCACCGGCGTCACCGTCCACGACCTGCGCACGGGCGATGAGTCATTCGTACCCGCCGACGTGGTGGTGGTGGCGGCGGACGCCTTCCGCTCCCCGCAGCTCCTGTGGGCCTCCGGCGTCAGGCCCAAGGCGCTGGGCCACTACCTGACTGAACACCCGGTGGTGATCTCCACTGTTGCCCTGGACGCCGACAAGATGAAGCAGTTCGCCACTGAGGAGGACCTCGACGCGGAACTGGCCCGGCGTGCCCAGAACCCGGCGGACCCGGTGGCGGCCGTGAACCGTATCCCGTTCTCCGAGCCGGAGCACCCCTTCTCCGTCCAGGTGATGTACTCCGAGTCGACACCCTTCCCCATGGAGCCTGGTACGCCCTACTCCGACAACCGGTGGGGGTACGTCAACATGGGCTACGGCATGCGCAAGCATCCCCGCTACGAGGACGCGGTCACCTTCGATGAGGACGAACAAGACTACCGCGGCTTCCCGAACATGACCATCGAGTACGCCCTCACCGAGCGGGAGGAAAAGGAAATCGCGGAGGCCACCGAGCGGCTCCGGCGTGCCGGCAAGGCGCTGGGGGTATTCGTGGCGGAGCCCCGGCTCATGCCCAACGGCTCCAGCCTGCATTACCAGGGCACCATGCGGATGGGGGAGGCCGACGACGGGAGCTCGGTGGCTGATCCATGGTCACGGGTGTGGGGCTACGAGAACCTGGTGGTGGGCGGAAACGCGCTCATCCCGACGGCCACCGCCATGAACCCCACCCTGATGAGCGTGGCCATCGCCGTCCGCGGGGCACGGAAGATCGCCAAGGAGCTCTCGTAA
- a CDS encoding LysR family transcriptional regulator, producing the protein MKNLDLNLLPHLQVLLELRNITRAAERLQLSQPATSAAMARLRRHFDDELLVRNGRTYDLTPFAQSLVPLVDEAMLHIQRATRIRSGFDAATSEREFVIAASDYAAALIVGPLRGILQDEAPGVSVDFVPTTGFQGQLADYAKIDLLVGPTGYRMQGLSKQVFRDSFVAVVDAGNLLLQQPRLTLDDLATVPHAVGYFGEGISTPADRLFEARGIQRRVAAVVAGFLSLPLLVEGTDLVALVPGMLAARAQRGANIAVLRLDDDAEASLVEAMYWHPSQAEDPASVWLRSVVQRSCSRLEELFPASTHPLTIRGADTT; encoded by the coding sequence ATGAAGAACCTGGACCTGAACCTGCTGCCCCACCTGCAGGTCCTGCTGGAGCTGCGGAACATCACCAGGGCCGCGGAGCGGCTGCAGTTGAGCCAGCCTGCCACTAGTGCCGCGATGGCCAGGCTGAGGCGCCACTTCGACGACGAGCTCCTGGTCCGCAACGGCCGCACCTACGACCTCACGCCCTTCGCGCAGTCCCTGGTGCCCCTGGTCGACGAGGCGATGCTGCACATCCAGCGCGCCACCCGGATCCGGTCCGGCTTTGACGCTGCCACCAGTGAGCGTGAGTTCGTCATCGCGGCATCCGACTACGCAGCAGCGCTGATTGTGGGTCCGCTGCGCGGGATCCTTCAGGATGAGGCCCCGGGTGTGTCCGTCGATTTCGTTCCCACCACAGGCTTCCAGGGCCAGCTGGCGGACTATGCAAAGATCGACCTGCTCGTGGGACCTACCGGGTACCGGATGCAGGGCCTGAGCAAGCAGGTGTTCCGGGACAGCTTCGTGGCGGTCGTCGACGCCGGCAACCTGCTGCTGCAGCAGCCCAGACTGACTCTCGACGACCTCGCCACGGTGCCGCACGCCGTCGGCTACTTTGGCGAGGGGATCAGCACTCCGGCGGACAGGTTGTTCGAGGCCCGTGGCATCCAGCGCCGGGTGGCCGCGGTGGTGGCAGGGTTCCTGTCCCTCCCGCTGCTGGTGGAAGGGACCGACCTGGTGGCCCTGGTGCCCGGGATGCTGGCGGCCAGGGCCCAGCGGGGAGCCAACATCGCCGTCCTCCGGCTTGACGACGACGCGGAGGCATCCCTGGTGGAAGCCATGTACTGGCACCCGTCACAGGCCGAGGACCCCGCGAGCGTCTGGCTGCGCTCGGTGGTTCAGCGGTCCTGCTCCCGGCTGGAAGAGCTGTTTCCGGCCAGCACGCATCCCTTGACTATCCGCGGGGCGGATACCACCTAG
- a CDS encoding SDR family NAD(P)-dependent oxidoreductase, producing MPVSTQRLVSKTAVITGTASGQGRAAALAFAEAGAYVVGCDMDDDGAAATVRTVTGAGGRMSSARVDLTDEAAVAAWASGVAAQHGQVHILYANAAVTRFAPVEELTYADWKWNVEHEMDVVFLPVKYFWPQLVQAGNGAIVLVGSTAGVTGSMTNGRLAHTATKGAVVAMTKQLAAEGARHGLRVNAVSPGMIRTAATDGNLLAAGHPRRTIAGSIPLGRIGAPEEVARCALFLASDEASYVTGANLMVDGGWSAVLPG from the coding sequence ATGCCCGTTTCCACCCAGCGCCTGGTAAGCAAGACCGCCGTCATCACCGGAACGGCCAGCGGCCAGGGGAGGGCCGCCGCGCTGGCCTTCGCCGAGGCAGGAGCGTACGTGGTGGGCTGCGACATGGACGACGACGGCGCCGCGGCCACGGTCCGGACGGTCACCGGGGCCGGGGGACGGATGAGCAGTGCACGGGTGGATCTGACCGATGAGGCAGCGGTGGCGGCATGGGCTTCAGGCGTCGCCGCGCAGCACGGCCAGGTCCACATCCTGTACGCCAACGCCGCCGTCACCCGGTTCGCCCCTGTCGAGGAGCTCACGTATGCCGACTGGAAGTGGAACGTTGAGCACGAAATGGACGTGGTGTTCCTGCCGGTGAAGTATTTCTGGCCGCAGCTGGTCCAGGCGGGGAACGGCGCCATCGTCCTGGTGGGCTCCACCGCAGGCGTCACCGGGTCCATGACCAATGGCCGTCTGGCACACACCGCCACCAAGGGCGCAGTGGTGGCCATGACCAAACAGCTTGCTGCCGAAGGGGCGCGGCACGGGCTGCGCGTGAACGCCGTCAGCCCCGGAATGATCCGCACCGCTGCCACCGATGGCAACCTCCTCGCTGCCGGCCACCCCAGGCGGACCATCGCCGGCAGCATCCCGCTGGGGCGGATCGGCGCACCCGAGGAAGTGGCCAGGTGCGCGCTGTTCCTGGCCTCCGATGAAGCCTCCTACGTCACGGGGGCCAACCTGATGGTCGACGGCGGGTGGTCGGCAGTGCTGCCCGGCTGA
- a CDS encoding SDR family NAD(P)-dependent oxidoreductase gives MVSLQLDGRTVVVTGAAQGQGAAEVRLLAEAGARVIATDLAPDTPAGLAVAAPSSRGELLYRQLDVSDASAWAGLAEWVRSQGWQVDGLVNNAGITQRSRLLDASVADLQKVYEVNVAASMLGIQALAPLMGSGAAVVNVGSVAGLTAHYPVAYTASKWALRGLSQVAAMELGPRGIRVNTVHPGFIETPMTTGAKPDFRQASVAETPLGRTGCVEEVAAVVLFLLSPLSSFVTGAEIPVDGGQSAHGGAKSISDALR, from the coding sequence GTGGTTTCCCTTCAGCTCGACGGCCGCACCGTGGTGGTCACCGGCGCGGCCCAGGGGCAGGGCGCAGCAGAAGTACGCCTGTTGGCGGAGGCTGGAGCGCGGGTTATCGCCACGGACCTGGCGCCTGACACACCGGCCGGACTGGCTGTGGCTGCACCGTCTTCCCGAGGGGAGCTGCTCTACCGGCAGCTGGACGTCAGCGATGCTTCCGCGTGGGCCGGACTTGCCGAGTGGGTCAGGTCCCAGGGGTGGCAGGTGGACGGGCTGGTCAACAATGCCGGCATCACGCAGCGCAGCCGCCTGTTGGATGCCTCGGTTGCTGACCTGCAGAAGGTTTACGAGGTGAACGTGGCCGCCAGCATGCTGGGCATCCAGGCGTTGGCTCCCCTGATGGGCAGCGGGGCAGCGGTTGTTAACGTCGGTTCCGTGGCGGGTCTCACGGCGCATTACCCGGTGGCCTACACCGCCAGCAAATGGGCCCTCCGGGGGCTCTCGCAAGTGGCAGCCATGGAGCTGGGCCCCCGGGGCATCCGGGTGAACACCGTCCACCCGGGCTTCATCGAGACGCCCATGACGACCGGCGCCAAGCCGGACTTCCGGCAGGCCAGCGTGGCCGAAACCCCGCTCGGCCGCACGGGATGCGTGGAGGAAGTGGCCGCCGTCGTGCTCTTCCTGCTCAGCCCGCTCTCCTCCTTTGTGACCGGCGCGGAGATCCCCGTGGACGGGGGCCAGTCAGCGCACGGCGGGGCCAAGTCCATCTCCGACGCGCTGCGCTGA
- a CDS encoding fumarylacetoacetate hydrolase family protein, whose protein sequence is MVKIARWNHDGGTQSGFVDGGTCHALPQGQDVQALLDAGLERALDIARHTIGYGPAVPLADVQLIAPLAPATIRDFVAFEEHVEGVRKSIDGVVSVAAEWYEAPTFYFTNPHTVTGTGAVIGIPAGCTDLDFETEVAAVVGHVPGSDGSNLSAGEAHRHIFGYTILNDWSARDLQRREMKVSLGPCKGKDFANTLGPWIVTADEFEDRHDAEGFLPISMSVHVNGEQIGQDLLSNMGWPFAELVAYASQDSVVRPGDVLGSGTCGSGCLAELWGRNGAQTPPPLKTGDTVRMTVEGIGTIENTVGDRREASTRVASRTRPRNRTVQTAPSAI, encoded by the coding sequence ATGGTCAAGATCGCCCGTTGGAACCACGACGGCGGGACGCAGTCCGGCTTTGTTGACGGCGGCACCTGCCACGCCCTCCCCCAGGGCCAGGACGTGCAGGCGCTGCTCGACGCCGGACTGGAAAGGGCGCTGGATATTGCCCGGCACACCATTGGATACGGTCCTGCCGTTCCTTTGGCGGACGTGCAGCTGATTGCCCCGCTGGCGCCTGCCACCATCCGCGACTTCGTGGCGTTTGAAGAGCACGTCGAGGGTGTGCGGAAGAGCATCGACGGCGTGGTAAGCGTGGCAGCGGAATGGTATGAGGCACCCACGTTCTACTTCACCAACCCGCACACGGTGACCGGGACCGGTGCGGTCATCGGAATTCCCGCCGGCTGCACGGACCTGGACTTCGAAACGGAAGTCGCCGCCGTCGTCGGCCATGTGCCGGGCAGTGACGGCAGCAACCTGTCCGCCGGGGAGGCCCACCGGCACATCTTCGGCTACACCATCCTCAACGACTGGTCCGCGAGGGACCTGCAGCGCCGGGAAATGAAGGTCAGCCTGGGCCCATGCAAGGGCAAGGATTTCGCCAACACCCTGGGGCCTTGGATTGTCACCGCCGATGAGTTCGAGGACCGGCACGATGCCGAGGGGTTCCTGCCCATCTCCATGTCCGTGCACGTCAATGGCGAACAGATTGGCCAGGACCTGCTCTCCAACATGGGATGGCCATTCGCCGAGCTCGTGGCCTACGCCTCCCAGGACTCCGTGGTGCGCCCTGGAGACGTGTTGGGCTCAGGCACCTGCGGGAGCGGCTGCCTGGCCGAACTGTGGGGGCGCAACGGCGCCCAGACCCCGCCGCCGCTGAAAACCGGAGATACCGTCCGGATGACCGTGGAGGGCATCGGCACCATCGAAAACACCGTCGGTGACCGGCGCGAGGCCTCGACCAGGGTTGCCTCCCGGACACGCCCGCGGAACCGGACGGTCCAGACGGCTCCGTCCGCGATCTAA
- a CDS encoding amidohydrolase family protein, translated as MSTGSGGSPTVDVHAHILLPALQQLVAEADPEGFGAQQALEVRRNGPESMAASGRMIKERWPQLTDLDRRLADMDAQGVDVQLVSPSPSHFYYFAGEELALELAKQANQAVRDFVDRAPERLNGLGLVPLQHPGLMVEALDHAVLECGLLGVEIGSFAATPADPERSTVELSDPRLEAFWSRAEELGALVFLHPFGCSLDERLDRFYLANTVSQPAENAVALSHLVFSGVLDRHPGLKVLAAHGGGYLPTTLGRSDHAWRVRPEAHGCAEPPSSYLKRLYFDSLVHSAAELRALVAAAGPEQVLLGSDYPFDMGSDQPVAEVVEAQLPGDHRASVLAGNAATLGITPASVRTASHPA; from the coding sequence ATGAGCACCGGCTCCGGTGGGTCCCCCACGGTGGACGTCCACGCCCACATCCTGCTTCCGGCCCTCCAGCAACTGGTGGCAGAAGCCGACCCCGAGGGCTTCGGCGCGCAGCAGGCCCTGGAGGTGCGGCGCAACGGACCTGAGTCGATGGCGGCTTCGGGCAGGATGATCAAGGAACGCTGGCCGCAGCTGACGGACCTGGACCGCCGACTGGCCGATATGGACGCCCAGGGTGTGGACGTCCAGCTGGTCTCGCCGTCACCGTCGCACTTTTACTACTTCGCGGGGGAGGAACTGGCGCTGGAGCTGGCAAAGCAGGCCAACCAGGCAGTCCGTGACTTCGTGGACCGGGCCCCGGAGCGGCTCAACGGGCTGGGCCTGGTCCCGCTCCAGCACCCCGGCCTGATGGTCGAAGCCCTGGACCACGCCGTGCTGGAATGCGGCCTGCTGGGCGTCGAGATCGGCTCCTTCGCCGCCACCCCCGCGGACCCGGAGCGCAGCACGGTTGAGCTCTCGGACCCCCGGCTGGAGGCCTTCTGGTCACGGGCGGAGGAGCTGGGCGCGCTGGTGTTCCTGCACCCGTTCGGCTGCTCCCTCGATGAGCGGCTGGACCGGTTCTACCTGGCCAACACCGTCTCCCAGCCCGCCGAAAACGCCGTGGCCCTGTCCCACCTGGTCTTCAGCGGCGTCCTGGACCGCCACCCTGGCCTCAAGGTCCTGGCTGCGCACGGCGGCGGCTACCTTCCCACCACCCTGGGCCGGTCCGACCACGCCTGGCGCGTCCGGCCCGAGGCACATGGGTGCGCCGAGCCGCCGTCGTCCTACCTGAAGAGGCTCTACTTCGACTCGCTGGTGCACAGCGCGGCCGAGCTGCGGGCGCTTGTGGCCGCGGCCGGCCCCGAGCAGGTACTGCTCGGCTCGGACTACCCGTTCGACATGGGCTCGGACCAGCCCGTGGCGGAGGTCGTTGAGGCACAGCTCCCCGGGGACCACCGGGCCAGCGTGCTGGCCGGAAACGCCGCAACACTGGGCATAACGCCCGCTTCGGTCCGCACCGCCAGCCACCCAGCCTAA
- a CDS encoding FAD-dependent monooxygenase: protein MAAVQNVGIVGAGAAGLAAAILLADAGIQVEVLEKTDAPQTLGSGITLQGNALRVLRQLGVWEQVEAKGYGFSTLGLRAPDPAGTVIAVLEDIRTGGDDLPATMGMYRPDLTAILRERAERAGARISYGKTVTGIADDGGSVTVSTADGGTAAYDLLVGADGLHSAVRKAIGIDVEPKSTGMGIWRAFVPRPKEVVRTDLTYGGPCFIAGYCPTGPDTIYAYLVEKAQERKHGDGPRIMAELAAAYGGPWNEIRANLDQSARINYTWFTTHLVDGPWNRGRTVIIGDAAHSCPPTVAQGAAMALEDAAVLAELLINADHVTETLFKEFTDRRLERAKAVVNASVQLGQWMLDGVRDADVPGLMHGLSVMLKEPA from the coding sequence ATGGCAGCAGTACAGAACGTCGGAATCGTCGGTGCGGGAGCCGCGGGGCTGGCAGCCGCCATCCTCCTGGCCGACGCCGGCATCCAGGTGGAAGTCCTGGAGAAGACGGACGCACCCCAGACCCTCGGCTCCGGGATCACCCTCCAGGGGAACGCCCTGCGGGTCCTCCGCCAACTCGGCGTCTGGGAGCAGGTCGAGGCGAAAGGCTACGGCTTCAGCACCCTGGGCCTGCGCGCCCCGGACCCGGCAGGCACCGTCATCGCGGTCCTTGAGGACATCCGCACCGGCGGCGACGACCTCCCGGCCACGATGGGCATGTACCGTCCGGACCTGACGGCCATCCTTCGGGAACGGGCTGAGCGGGCGGGCGCCCGGATCAGCTACGGGAAGACAGTCACGGGGATAGCGGACGACGGCGGGTCCGTCACCGTCAGCACCGCCGACGGCGGCACCGCGGCCTATGACCTCCTGGTTGGCGCCGACGGCCTGCACTCCGCGGTCCGCAAGGCCATCGGCATCGACGTCGAGCCCAAGTCCACCGGTATGGGCATCTGGCGTGCCTTTGTGCCGCGGCCGAAAGAGGTTGTCCGCACGGACCTGACCTACGGCGGCCCCTGCTTCATCGCCGGGTACTGCCCCACCGGCCCGGACACCATCTACGCCTACCTGGTGGAAAAGGCACAGGAACGCAAACACGGGGACGGCCCCCGCATCATGGCTGAACTCGCCGCAGCCTACGGCGGCCCCTGGAACGAAATCCGCGCGAACCTGGACCAGAGTGCCCGCATCAACTACACGTGGTTCACCACCCACCTCGTCGATGGTCCGTGGAACCGAGGCCGCACCGTCATCATTGGCGATGCCGCGCACAGCTGCCCGCCCACGGTGGCGCAGGGTGCGGCTATGGCGCTGGAGGACGCCGCCGTCCTGGCCGAACTGCTGATCAACGCCGACCACGTGACCGAAACCCTGTTCAAGGAGTTCACCGACCGCCGGCTGGAACGGGCCAAGGCAGTGGTCAACGCCTCCGTCCAGCTGGGCCAGTGGATGCTCGACGGCGTCCGTGACGCCGACGTGCCGGGCCTGATGCACGGCCTCTCCGTGATGCTGAAGGAGCCGGCATGA
- a CDS encoding cyclase family protein — translation MTTQDTATGTGESTDSPVVRREDPLGSIRAMAVAHNNWGRWGHDDVLGTLNFIDTGKRIEAAALVKTGEAFSLSQPFDTNGPQKGWRRRTNPVHTMTDTGVDAERGNQGFPHGFGGADDVIAMPLQCSTQWDGLGHIFDQGKAWNGRAAGDVVTSEGDLVTGIETAAAKIATRGVLLDVGRALGPDLGRDDGELPDGFAITPEHLQRTIGLQGPSSEVRRGDIVVIRTGQYSRVRRDGWGDYAGGSAPGLSFSTAPWLHKSEIAGIATDTWGFEVRPNEFDGAFQPLHQIAIPNLGLFLGEMWDPDGLAEACAADGRYDFLLTAAPLPITGAVGSPVNPIALR, via the coding sequence GTGACCACCCAGGACACAGCAACCGGCACCGGGGAATCAACCGATTCCCCGGTTGTCCGGCGTGAAGACCCGCTCGGCAGCATCCGCGCCATGGCAGTGGCCCACAACAACTGGGGCCGCTGGGGCCACGATGACGTCCTGGGCACCCTGAACTTCATCGACACCGGCAAGCGGATCGAAGCAGCGGCCCTGGTGAAGACCGGCGAGGCGTTCTCGCTGTCCCAGCCGTTCGACACCAACGGACCACAAAAAGGCTGGCGCCGCCGCACGAATCCCGTCCACACCATGACGGACACCGGAGTGGACGCCGAGCGCGGCAACCAGGGCTTCCCGCACGGCTTCGGCGGCGCGGACGACGTCATCGCCATGCCGCTGCAGTGCTCCACCCAGTGGGACGGCCTGGGCCACATCTTCGACCAGGGCAAGGCCTGGAACGGCCGCGCCGCGGGAGATGTGGTCACCTCGGAAGGCGACCTGGTGACCGGGATCGAGACTGCGGCAGCCAAGATCGCCACCCGGGGTGTGCTGCTCGACGTGGGCCGCGCGCTGGGTCCTGACCTGGGACGGGACGACGGCGAGCTGCCGGACGGTTTTGCTATCACCCCGGAACACCTCCAGCGGACCATCGGGCTCCAAGGCCCCAGTTCCGAAGTGCGCCGGGGCGACATCGTGGTGATCCGTACCGGGCAGTACTCCCGGGTACGCCGTGACGGCTGGGGCGACTACGCCGGCGGGTCCGCCCCCGGCCTGTCGTTCAGCACCGCGCCGTGGCTGCACAAGAGTGAGATCGCCGGAATCGCCACCGACACCTGGGGCTTCGAGGTCCGCCCAAATGAATTCGACGGCGCGTTCCAGCCGCTGCACCAGATCGCCATCCCCAACCTGGGCCTGTTCCTGGGCGAGATGTGGGACCCGGACGGGCTGGCGGAAGCGTGCGCGGCGGACGGCAGGTACGACTTCCTGCTCACCGCCGCGCCCCTGCCCATCACCGGGGCCGTCGGTTCGCCGGTCAACCCGATCGCACTCCGGTAA
- a CDS encoding VOC family protein yields METPLSHLAHLEITSPDVEASARFYEDKFGMRIIDRADGNVYLRCWGDYYRYSLVITEGPEASLGRMAWRTNSQEALEAAAQRIEATGVQGSWSAGGHGFGKAYEFIGPYGHHMRLFYEVDKFVAGPGFESTYPDRPERRSSHAAAPRFLDHVTVACSDVRGFAKWYNEALGFRVMAFVDLDEAPITVFSVLTTNEKSHDLGVVADTSGRPGRVNHIAFWVDTTEDLLRTADVMMEHGTPMEYGPSIHGVGEQNFLYFREPSGLRVELNSGGYRNYVPDWEANTWKPSEGSNNFYKNGAMPHSMTESFPPAEGFTATEEGASPEMKEALLNPYAKHGRG; encoded by the coding sequence GTGGAAACTCCCCTCTCCCATCTTGCCCACCTCGAGATCACCAGCCCGGACGTCGAAGCCTCGGCCCGGTTCTACGAGGACAAGTTCGGCATGCGAATCATCGACCGCGCGGACGGCAACGTCTACCTCCGCTGCTGGGGCGACTACTACCGCTACAGCCTGGTCATCACCGAAGGCCCCGAAGCCTCCCTGGGCCGGATGGCGTGGCGCACCAACTCGCAGGAAGCTCTCGAAGCCGCGGCACAGCGCATCGAAGCGACCGGCGTGCAGGGCTCCTGGAGCGCCGGTGGCCACGGCTTTGGCAAGGCCTACGAGTTCATCGGCCCCTATGGCCACCACATGCGCCTCTTCTACGAGGTGGACAAGTTCGTGGCCGGGCCGGGCTTCGAGTCCACCTACCCGGACCGCCCGGAGCGCCGCAGCAGCCACGCCGCCGCACCCCGTTTCCTGGACCACGTCACTGTGGCCTGCTCCGACGTGCGCGGCTTCGCCAAGTGGTACAACGAGGCACTCGGATTCCGCGTCATGGCCTTCGTGGACCTGGACGAAGCCCCCATCACGGTCTTCTCCGTCCTCACCACCAATGAAAAGTCCCACGACCTGGGCGTGGTGGCTGACACCTCCGGCCGCCCGGGCCGCGTCAACCACATCGCCTTCTGGGTGGACACCACCGAGGACCTGCTCCGCACCGCGGACGTCATGATGGAACACGGCACCCCGATGGAGTACGGCCCCTCCATCCACGGCGTGGGCGAGCAGAATTTCCTGTACTTCCGTGAGCCGTCAGGGCTGCGCGTCGAGCTGAACTCCGGCGGCTACCGCAACTATGTCCCGGACTGGGAGGCCAACACCTGGAAGCCGTCCGAAGGTTCGAACAACTTCTACAAGAACGGCGCCATGCCGCATTCCATGACCGAGTCCTTCCCGCCGGCCGAAGGCTTCACCGCCACCGAGGAAGGCGCCTCCCCCGAAATGAAGGAAGCCCTCCTGAACCCCTACGCCAAGCACGGCCGGGGCTAA
- a CDS encoding matrixin family metalloprotease, with protein MRTVLGIALVVCLYFTPTLFDRVVLPAAAPYLPGAKMPPPGYEAASAPLGTPPASTGSTAFVLQESPKEGQRLVAYDPCRPVHYVVRPDNALPGGDVLVREAVAAVSQASGLQFVYDGPTTEAPSDDRSAFQPDRYGKRWVPVLIAWSTPVETPGLAGNVAYLGGSGYVEAAGQPLVLEAGQVRLDAPDLAGIIAGRPDGAAEVRAIIMHELGHVLGLDHVNDPTQLMYAENMGVRNFAAGDLAGLAMLGSGPCVPQL; from the coding sequence TTGCGGACCGTCCTTGGGATCGCCCTGGTGGTCTGCCTGTACTTCACGCCGACGCTCTTCGACCGTGTGGTTCTTCCCGCCGCAGCCCCCTACCTGCCCGGGGCGAAAATGCCGCCGCCCGGGTATGAGGCAGCCTCGGCACCCCTGGGCACACCACCCGCCAGCACGGGCTCCACCGCCTTTGTGCTGCAGGAGTCGCCGAAAGAGGGCCAGCGGCTGGTCGCGTACGATCCGTGCCGCCCGGTCCATTACGTTGTCCGGCCGGACAATGCGCTGCCGGGTGGCGATGTCCTGGTCCGGGAAGCAGTGGCAGCAGTCTCCCAGGCCTCCGGCCTGCAGTTTGTCTATGACGGACCCACCACGGAAGCGCCGTCGGATGACCGGTCTGCCTTCCAGCCGGACCGCTACGGAAAGCGGTGGGTACCGGTACTCATCGCCTGGTCAACGCCCGTGGAAACGCCGGGCCTTGCAGGGAATGTTGCTTACCTTGGCGGGAGCGGTTATGTGGAGGCGGCCGGGCAGCCGCTGGTCCTCGAAGCCGGCCAGGTGCGCCTTGATGCCCCGGACCTTGCCGGCATCATCGCCGGCCGCCCGGACGGCGCGGCGGAGGTGCGCGCCATCATCATGCACGAACTCGGACACGTGCTGGGCCTGGACCACGTCAATGATCCGACGCAACTGATGTATGCGGAAAACATGGGCGTCAGGAACTTCGCTGCGGGTGACCTCGCCGGGCTGGCCATGCTGGGCAGCGGGCCCTGCGTCCCGCAACTCTAG